The genomic window tgGTAATTAAAATATGGTTTTGTTTGAGAATATTCACCATTTACCATAACACATTGCAACAATGACAGGAGCCTCATGATGGactctgctgcattttgtgtTGAAGTTCTGTGGAGAAGAGAAGCCATGTGACAAAATCTTTAGACAGGACACCTTTATTTCAGTTGATGTGCTCCaattgtgtgtacagtattccTTGACAAATATTCATTTAAGGAAATTTTAGCACACTAAGTAAAGGTGAACCTGAGACCATTTACACGTCTTTTTTTACAAACTGTTAATTGGGTTGCTGGTTTGTCCCCATGCTAgaatatttcaacatatttGGATGCTCGAGCATTTGTTTCCTAACCTGACTCTCATCCCATAAATGCTATTACCATACAAAGTCCTCCTGTGTTACTTATAACAATTCGCATTTTCACTTGAAAATACTGTAGGGTGCTGTGTGGTAAAAGAGGGGGAACAATGTTGATCTAAGGCTGTGGATGGATTAATCAGGCCACCTTCTTTATTTGTTATACTACTGTAACATTATATTTCCAATCCCAACAGATGACAAAGGCCTTCCTGCCACAGATGAAAGCAAAGAACCATGGTCACATTGTAACCATTGCCAGTGCTCTTGGACTATTCAGCACTGCATGTGTGGAGGTAAGACACAAGATGAATGACTTCTCACAGCCACAAACAAGACACATCCTAGAATATTATATTATGAAGAACATACAGTGATGCTTACTGACTAGACAACTCTTAAATGCTGATCACACCGTTGTATCTTCGTTCCCCTCCAGGATTACTGCGCCAGTAAGTTTGGGGCTGTTGGTTTCCACGAGTCACTGACCCACGAGCTGCTTGCAGAAAACCTGGATGGCATCAAAACTACTTTAGTTTGCCCTTATATTGTCGACACAGGGATGTTTGCAGGCTGTGAAATAAGGTGAGATTCCATCACTGATCAATACACTTTTTATTAGTGAcagtaaaaataattaaatgctATATTCTCCACTTTGTTTGCCATCTATCAGGAAGGAGCTTCGGAGTATAATTCCACCTCTGAAGCCCCTATACACTGTACAGCAATCCATGAAAGCCattttagcagagcagcagatgatCTGCATTCCTCGCCTCATGTACATCCCCTTTCTGACACGAGCGTAAGTACTGATCAGGTCatttacaaaacaacacatacagtatctgttttTAAGCCCAGAGAGGGAATGCCATTATGGATGAGAAATATATTGGAACCAAAGACAATAACTTGGGactggttttgttttcttcccttCCTTCTCCAGATTGCTACCTTGGGAGGCAAATGTTGCAACATATCGCTTCATGGGAGGAGACAAATGCATGCTACCCTTCATCAAGAATGTTGAACAGAAGACATCCAATGGCCATGTCAAATCCTACTAAAACCCCTCTGTCAGTCTGTTTAACAACATTGTTAAATAATGGACCAATGCAAAAACCAAAGGCTCATATATCATACATTATTTTGTTATCTGAAGGGAGTGCCCAATACCAGTGCCACAACAATGTTGGGTCATTTCCAGTTATACATAAGTATAATTGGATCTGAAGGGCCAGGGATTGCTCAATGAAAAGGAAACTTCTTTAATGTAAGAATAATGTTATTAATCTCTAAACAGGAGGAGGCACAAAGTAAGATTAATTAGTCAAAACACTGTTGATAGAAAAACTGATGAGAGTGCAATGATAACCGATCTATACAAGTGCCtctttttattcacattaaCAAACAGTGCAGAAACAAAGACTAGACATTAACAAATCTACAGGAAACATGCAACAGAAAAATATTAAGCTTTATGTTTGAGCCACAGACTACGGTCTTCTTCAACCgttaaaataaattcaaacaggaaaaaaaaaaaaagcgctaAAGAAATCCCTCCCATATGATTCAGATGTTCAACGTTCCACAATGTTGCTAAAATTTACCTCCGCTGAAATAAACTGATAATTGCATCAGAAGTTGATATCCAAATCCTTGTTAGCCTTTGCCACACAGCAAACAAAGAGCCCAAACAGTGATTCAGTTATGTTAACTTTTTGGTCATGTCttttaaaaaccttaaaaaaaaaaaaaaaaaacttccatcAGAGAACACACCCTAAATTCAAGAAGAACTGTAATTTCTCTGGCAAATCCATCATATAACTGTCAAGTCAAAACCAAATCTGTAAAGACTgtaaagttcagctgaagcagGTCTCTTTGTGACCTGGAGCCACTGTGGCTACTCCTGCAGTGTATTGTGGTCTCCTTACTAAGCGAACACCATCACGTCACTTTCAAACCAACTGCACGGTGGCCGCCTGTAAGTAACCCTGCAGGAACTGGAGAGCTTCTGCATTCAGACTGGTGCTCAGCATTGAGGGAAcctgcaccaaaaaaaaaaagaaaaaatggacAAGAAGCGAGAttcacttatttgctttttgtaGCAGAGCACATGCCGTTCATTCGGCAACAATCTTCAAAGTTCTTTTATTCCAAACACAACTAAGCCATGTTATGACATATAAATCACCAAAGATTAGTTTTGGCATAACACACTAAACATCTGCTGCATTTCTAAACATACCCTTCCTGGGCAGGCAGTAGAAAGCTTGTGGAGCGACTGGGCCAGCAAGATTTTGGGATTGCCGACAGCATCTCCGATCGGGTCGTGCTCCTTCTTCCCGGCAAAGGCCAGTTGTGAGAATGCTGTCTGATAGCCTGGTGTGTCTTCAATATCAATGAAGTGCTCATCATCT from Thunnus maccoyii chromosome 3, fThuMac1.1, whole genome shotgun sequence includes these protein-coding regions:
- the LOC121894302 gene encoding retinol dehydrogenase 10-B-like, whose amino-acid sequence is MIVIVDLLLMLIDLTYSILTAVIQTFLRPRLKSIDGELCLITGAGGALGRLFALEFAKEGARLVLWDCNEAANEQTAKLARERGVQVHTYTVDLSRRQSIYETADKVRADVGDVSILVNNAGVVAGRRLLDCPDELLERTLLVNCHALFWMTKAFLPQMKAKNHGHIVTIASALGLFSTACVEDYCASKFGAVGFHESLTHELLAENLDGIKTTLVCPYIVDTGMFAGCEIRKELRSIIPPLKPLYTVQQSMKAILAEQQMICIPRLMYIPFLTRALLPWEANVATYRFMGGDKCMLPFIKNVEQKTSNGHVKSY